A DNA window from Halomicrobium mukohataei DSM 12286 contains the following coding sequences:
- a CDS encoding ribbon-helix-helix domain-containing protein, whose amino-acid sequence MAKTSVDLPDRIVSEIDRLVESGEYLNREQAYEELLTMGLSAYGPAEEETEEPGENLFDQNMNDQTDPAARDEGGDDFTF is encoded by the coding sequence ATGGCCAAGACAAGCGTCGACCTCCCCGACCGGATCGTCTCCGAGATCGACCGGCTCGTCGAGTCCGGCGAGTACCTCAACCGCGAGCAGGCCTACGAGGAGCTGCTGACGATGGGCCTCTCCGCGTACGGACCCGCCGAAGAAGAGACCGAGGAACCCGGTGAGAACCTCTTCGACCAGAACATGAACGACCAGACCGACCCCGCAGCCCGCGACGAGGGCGGCGACGACTTCACGTTCTAA
- a CDS encoding helicase HerA domain-containing protein, which produces MAETEHITVATTSAGVGGTDEPGHSVDLPVVELLTGRGFVTGKSGSGKSNTASVIAEKLLDNGFGLLIVDIDGEYYGLKEEYEILHVGGDEECDIQVTVEHAEKIASLALEQNVPIILDISSFLDQEEAEDLLTEVARHLFAKAKKQKQPFLMLVEECHEWIPEKGSVNEVGQMLIKIGKRGRKHGLGMVGISQRPADVKKDYITQCDWLVWHRLTWNNDTKVVGRIIDSEYADAVEDLDDGEAFLMTDWAETIRRVQFHRKQTFDAGATPGLDDFERPELKSVSDDLVGELETISEEKEQTQGRISDLREELDKKNSRIAELEKELQDARDMTRMAEQFTEALLDHVEGYNPGRTQKEKERTRQAQLRGALDDGDEADDESSVAESTDDRSAGSDGPDGEPSDGAEPASTADEPADAADESDGRSDGPADTPDDGSVTPDTDEPAPDGTSGGGFGDAFGSFADGGPAISGGEPAGDTDETAAGEGATDDAGEGATDDAGDEPDGLDLDFEPAASGNADGGAEVAFADATADGDESGDADDQRESTADERPHSQPRFVVDLRTELEEMDEKTRRMLQYYVEQAADTPLNAHFSAGGSGDRTSAYAHNRELRLAGFVEHVGRGRYAPRLKALVRERAPGEPSATAVVDAVTELRSTIGSA; this is translated from the coding sequence ATGGCCGAGACGGAACACATCACTGTCGCGACGACCAGCGCCGGTGTCGGCGGAACTGACGAACCGGGCCACTCCGTCGACCTCCCAGTCGTCGAACTCCTCACCGGCCGGGGGTTCGTCACGGGCAAGTCCGGCTCCGGAAAGTCCAACACGGCGTCGGTCATCGCCGAGAAGCTGCTGGACAACGGCTTCGGCCTGCTGATCGTCGACATCGACGGGGAGTACTACGGCCTCAAAGAGGAGTACGAGATCCTCCACGTCGGCGGCGACGAGGAGTGTGACATCCAGGTCACCGTCGAACACGCCGAGAAGATCGCCTCGCTCGCGCTCGAACAGAACGTTCCGATCATCCTCGACATCTCGTCGTTCCTCGATCAGGAGGAGGCCGAGGACCTCCTCACCGAAGTCGCTCGACACCTCTTTGCCAAGGCAAAAAAGCAGAAACAGCCGTTCCTCATGCTCGTCGAGGAGTGCCACGAGTGGATTCCCGAGAAGGGATCGGTCAACGAGGTCGGGCAGATGCTCATCAAGATCGGCAAGCGCGGGCGCAAGCACGGCCTCGGAATGGTGGGCATCTCCCAACGGCCGGCCGACGTGAAGAAAGACTACATCACGCAGTGTGACTGGCTGGTCTGGCACCGGCTGACCTGGAACAACGACACCAAAGTCGTCGGTCGGATCATCGACTCGGAGTACGCCGACGCCGTCGAGGACCTGGACGACGGCGAGGCGTTCCTGATGACCGACTGGGCCGAGACCATCCGCCGGGTCCAGTTCCACCGCAAGCAGACCTTCGACGCGGGCGCGACGCCGGGACTGGACGACTTCGAACGCCCCGAGCTGAAGTCCGTCAGCGACGACCTCGTCGGCGAGCTGGAGACCATCAGCGAGGAGAAAGAACAGACCCAGGGTCGGATCTCGGATCTCCGGGAGGAACTGGACAAGAAGAACTCCCGGATCGCGGAGCTGGAGAAGGAACTCCAGGACGCCCGCGACATGACCCGCATGGCCGAGCAGTTCACCGAGGCACTGCTGGACCACGTCGAGGGGTACAACCCCGGCCGCACGCAGAAGGAGAAAGAGCGGACCCGACAGGCGCAGCTCCGGGGCGCTCTCGACGACGGTGACGAGGCCGACGACGAATCGAGCGTGGCCGAATCGACCGACGACCGGTCCGCGGGATCGGACGGCCCGGACGGGGAGCCGTCCGACGGAGCCGAGCCCGCATCGACCGCGGACGAACCAGCGGACGCCGCTGACGAATCCGACGGCCGCTCGGACGGGCCCGCGGACACGCCGGACGACGGCTCTGTGACTCCGGACACGGACGAGCCTGCCCCCGACGGGACCTCTGGCGGCGGGTTCGGCGACGCCTTCGGCTCGTTCGCCGACGGTGGCCCGGCCATCTCCGGCGGCGAGCCGGCGGGCGACACTGACGAGACGGCAGCTGGCGAGGGGGCGACCGACGACGCTGGCGAGGGGGCGACCGACGACGCTGGCGACGAACCAGACGGTCTCGACCTCGACTTCGAACCGGCGGCCTCGGGGAACGCCGACGGCGGTGCCGAAGTCGCGTTCGCGGACGCGACAGCCGACGGAGACGAGTCCGGCGACGCGGACGACCAGCGAGAGTCCACAGCCGACGAGAGGCCCCACTCACAGCCGCGGTTCGTGGTCGACCTGCGAACCGAACTCGAAGAGATGGACGAGAAGACCAGGCGGATGCTGCAGTACTACGTCGAGCAGGCCGCGGATACGCCGTTGAACGCGCACTTCTCTGCCGGCGGGAGCGGCGACCGGACGAGCGCCTACGCGCACAACCGCGAGCTTCGGCTCGCCGGGTTCGTCGAACACGTCGGCCGCGGGCGGTACGCGCCGCGGCTGAAAGCGCTCGTCCGAGAGCGCGCTCCCGGCGAGCCGTCGGCGACCGCGGTCGTCGACGCCGTCACGGAGCTTCGAAGCACGATCGGATCGGCGTAA
- the dinB gene encoding DNA polymerase IV, giving the protein MDGARLPGTPTDDGDRIVAHVDMDCFYAACERRREPPLEGEPVVVGMGFEPGETHGAVATASYEAREYGVDSAMAISAALGRLPRKVDAVEDPALDVADAGFYRPVDMEYYESVSERVRAIIHDCAPVVREVSIDEAYLDVTDETDWNTVEQWAARLKDEIRSTVGVPASVGVAPTMSAAKVASDRDKPDGLVVVEPGDVRDFFADLPVEDVHGVGPVTAEELDDLGIETAGDLASADPDVLEERFGERGLEIYSYARGEDDREVTPRGRPKSLSRESAFTEATDDRAELGDRVRSLAASVADRATSKDALYQTIGIKVVRPPFDVNTRARSLPGPVDEPELVESVALDLLDEFEGQRVRKVGVRVSNLSFTAGEQASLGGFESANDDTATTGPGADEVNDDGASEPAPDGQVTLTGAAWAEGDASDDAATPAVDGQTTIDDFCK; this is encoded by the coding sequence ATGGACGGGGCCCGGTTGCCGGGAACGCCGACAGACGACGGCGACCGCATCGTCGCCCACGTCGACATGGACTGCTTCTACGCGGCCTGTGAGCGCCGCCGCGAGCCCCCTCTGGAGGGCGAACCCGTCGTCGTCGGTATGGGATTCGAGCCCGGAGAGACACACGGTGCGGTCGCGACGGCCAGCTACGAGGCCCGTGAGTACGGCGTCGACAGCGCGATGGCGATCTCGGCGGCGCTCGGACGACTCCCTCGAAAGGTCGACGCCGTCGAAGATCCCGCTCTGGATGTCGCAGACGCCGGCTTCTACCGCCCGGTCGACATGGAGTACTACGAGTCGGTCAGCGAGCGGGTCCGGGCAATCATCCACGACTGTGCGCCGGTCGTCAGAGAGGTGAGTATCGACGAGGCGTATCTGGACGTGACGGACGAAACGGACTGGAACACCGTAGAGCAGTGGGCGGCGCGACTGAAAGACGAGATCCGGTCGACCGTCGGCGTCCCGGCGAGTGTCGGCGTCGCCCCGACGATGAGCGCCGCCAAGGTCGCGAGCGACCGCGACAAGCCCGACGGGCTCGTCGTGGTCGAACCCGGTGACGTTCGGGACTTTTTCGCCGACCTCCCGGTCGAGGACGTTCACGGCGTCGGACCAGTCACGGCCGAGGAACTGGACGACCTCGGGATCGAGACGGCCGGTGATCTCGCGAGCGCGGACCCGGACGTGCTCGAAGAGCGCTTCGGTGAGCGCGGGCTGGAAATCTACAGCTACGCGCGGGGCGAAGACGACCGGGAGGTGACGCCACGCGGGCGGCCAAAAAGTCTCTCGCGCGAATCGGCCTTCACCGAGGCGACGGACGACCGCGCGGAACTGGGCGACAGGGTGCGCTCGCTCGCGGCGTCGGTCGCGGATCGGGCCACGAGCAAGGACGCACTGTATCAGACGATCGGCATCAAGGTAGTCAGGCCCCCGTTCGACGTCAACACCCGCGCTCGCTCGCTTCCGGGGCCGGTCGACGAACCGGAGCTGGTCGAATCCGTCGCGCTGGACCTGCTGGACGAGTTCGAGGGCCAGCGCGTCAGGAAGGTCGGCGTCCGCGTCTCGAACCTCTCGTTTACCGCCGGTGAGCAGGCCAGCCTCGGCGGCTTCGAGAGCGCGAACGACGACACCGCGACGACCGGGCCAGGTGCGGACGAAGTGAACGACGACGGGGCCTCGGAGCCGGCACCGGACGGCCAGGTGACACTCACCGGGGCCGCGTGGGCGGAGGGCGACGCCTCGGACGACGCCGCGACGCCGGCCGTGGACGGACAGACGACGATCGACGACTTCTGTAAGTGA